A window of Flavobacterium flavigenum contains these coding sequences:
- a CDS encoding outer membrane protein assembly factor BamD, which translates to MKKLVSLLIVVVLFCSCSDYQKALKNEDVAAKFEIATKMYEAGKYNKAIRLFEQLAPTYRGKPQAEKLFYMFSQSYYKTKQYYLAGYQFESFVSGYPRSEKVQEAAFLGAYSYSKLTPVYSLDQADTVKALDKLQAFIDNYPNSEYIVQANEAVKVLSGKLEKKAYENAKGYNTISDYKSALVAFDNFIADYPGTPFKEDALFYKYDSAYQLAINSIPAKMEERLNVAKVAYNNLLKFKSDTKYKKQADEMNARVETDLQKFTK; encoded by the coding sequence ATGAAAAAACTAGTATCGCTGTTAATTGTTGTTGTCCTTTTTTGCTCTTGTAGTGATTATCAGAAGGCATTGAAAAATGAAGATGTTGCGGCAAAATTTGAAATCGCAACAAAGATGTATGAGGCAGGGAAGTATAATAAAGCAATTAGACTTTTTGAGCAATTAGCACCTACATACAGAGGGAAGCCTCAGGCAGAAAAACTATTCTATATGTTTTCTCAGTCTTATTATAAAACAAAACAGTATTATTTAGCAGGTTACCAGTTTGAAAGTTTTGTTTCGGGTTATCCTCGAAGTGAAAAAGTTCAGGAAGCTGCTTTTTTAGGAGCTTACAGTTATTCTAAATTAACTCCTGTTTATAGTCTTGATCAGGCAGATACAGTAAAAGCATTAGATAAATTACAAGCTTTTATTGATAATTATCCAAACTCTGAATATATTGTTCAGGCGAATGAGGCTGTTAAGGTATTAAGTGGAAAGCTTGAAAAAAAGGCATATGAAAATGCAAAAGGGTATAACACTATTTCTGATTATAAATCGGCATTAGTGGCTTTTGATAATTTTATCGCTGATTATCCAGGAACTCCATTTAAAGAAGATGCGTTGTTTTATAAATATGATTCAGCATACCAATTAGCAATAAACAGTATTCCTGCTAAAATGGAAGAGCGTTTAAATGTTGCAAAAGTGGCGTATAACAACTTGTTGAAGTTTAAAAGCGATACAAAGTATAAAAAACAGGCAGACGAAATGAATGCCAGGGTAGAAACAGATTTACAAAAATTTACTAAATAA
- a CDS encoding DUF6913 domain-containing protein: MFLNYLKDFFIKKTLKNNLRNVKKEVFTSNIKTIGLLLDESDFRHSKALIEELVSKGIDSERIKIVVYRNKFKDKKIYSFPTFSKKHIDWKGDSKVDFLTEFIETEFDLLISYYDVQKPILKLITNQSKAKFKVGFASIDKVINRWMINTSLSNYRLFVFELFRYLKNIK; this comes from the coding sequence ATGTTTTTAAATTACTTAAAGGATTTTTTTATAAAAAAAACATTAAAAAATAATTTACGTAATGTAAAAAAAGAAGTATTTACCAGTAATATAAAAACAATTGGCTTGTTGCTTGATGAGAGTGATTTCAGGCATTCAAAAGCACTTATTGAGGAGTTAGTTTCTAAAGGGATTGATTCTGAAAGAATTAAAATTGTGGTGTACAGAAATAAATTTAAGGATAAAAAAATATATTCTTTTCCAACTTTTTCCAAAAAGCACATAGATTGGAAAGGGGATAGCAAAGTGGATTTTTTAACTGAATTTATTGAAACAGAATTTGATCTTTTGATTAGTTATTATGATGTTCAGAAACCCATTTTGAAACTGATTACGAATCAATCAAAAGCAAAATTTAAAGTAGGATTTGCATCAATAGATAAAGTTATAAATCGGTGGATGATCAATACTTCTTTAAGTAATTATAGACTTTTCGTTTTCGAATTGTTCAGGTATTTAAAAAATATAAAGTAA
- a CDS encoding DUF6495 family protein, producing the protein MKYARLTKEQFDELHAEFASFLATQAIDKAEWDSLKLNKPEVAEQELDVFSDLIWEGVLSRAEFLEHFSKNHIFLFQCLETHVQSIVLKSLAPEIDFLTKDGLQWLSDNMFTDVIEMKTGKKIFTEDRNFSIFELIKQGAFLSDGQLFKQINSILES; encoded by the coding sequence ATGAAATACGCAAGATTGACAAAAGAACAGTTTGATGAATTACATGCAGAATTTGCAAGTTTTTTAGCTACGCAAGCTATTGACAAAGCAGAATGGGATTCTTTAAAATTGAATAAGCCAGAAGTTGCTGAACAGGAATTGGATGTTTTTTCAGATTTAATTTGGGAAGGCGTTTTGTCAAGAGCAGAATTTTTAGAACATTTTTCTAAAAATCATATTTTTTTATTTCAATGTTTGGAAACTCATGTGCAATCTATTGTATTGAAATCCTTAGCTCCGGAAATTGATTTCCTGACTAAAGATGGTTTGCAATGGTTGAGTGATAATATGTTTACAGATGTGATAGAAATGAAAACAGGAAAGAAAATTTTTACTGAAGATCGAAATTTTTCGATTTTTGAATTAATAAAACAAGGTGCTTTTTTAAGCGATGGGCAATTATTTAAACAAATTAATTCAATTTTAGAATCATAG
- the coaBC gene encoding bifunctional phosphopantothenoylcysteine decarboxylase/phosphopantothenate--cysteine ligase CoaBC, translating to MSVLNGKKILLGVSGGIAAYKTASLVRLFIKAGAHVQVIMTPASKDFVTPLTLSTLSKNPVYSSFFNEEDQDAVWNNHVDLALWADLMIIAPATANTLSKMVTGNSDNLLIATYLSAKCPVYFAPAMDLDMYKHPSTLSGFNTLKQFGNLMIPAENGELASGLSGEGRMAEPENIVSFLEADLESKLPLKGKKILVTAGPTYEAIDPVRFIGNHSSGKMGFDIAKAAANLGASVILITGPTHLKVENSLIKVINVVSAQEMYDACHLNFDDADVAIAAAAVADYKPKFVAVQKIKKAADEFSIELEKTKDILSSLGKIKKNQFLIGFALETENEIENAKLKIQKKNLDLIVLNSLQDKGAGFQYQTNKVTFIDKEFKIEPMDLKSKESVAVDILNKVIGHFYE from the coding sequence ATGTCAGTTTTAAACGGTAAGAAAATTTTACTGGGGGTTTCCGGTGGAATAGCAGCCTATAAAACAGCCTCATTAGTACGACTCTTTATAAAAGCAGGTGCACATGTTCAGGTGATCATGACACCTGCTTCTAAGGATTTTGTAACTCCACTTACATTATCTACCTTATCAAAAAATCCTGTATATTCCAGTTTTTTTAATGAAGAGGATCAAGATGCAGTCTGGAATAATCATGTTGATTTGGCACTTTGGGCTGATCTTATGATAATTGCTCCTGCTACAGCCAATACGTTGTCAAAAATGGTAACGGGAAATAGTGATAATCTTTTAATCGCGACTTATTTATCTGCTAAATGTCCAGTTTATTTTGCTCCGGCTATGGATTTGGACATGTACAAACATCCTTCAACTTTATCTGGTTTTAATACTTTAAAGCAATTTGGAAATCTAATGATTCCAGCTGAAAATGGCGAGTTGGCAAGTGGTTTGTCAGGTGAAGGAAGAATGGCAGAACCTGAAAACATAGTCTCTTTTTTGGAAGCTGATTTAGAAAGTAAGCTTCCTTTAAAAGGAAAAAAAATACTTGTAACTGCGGGTCCTACATACGAAGCAATAGATCCGGTGCGTTTTATTGGAAATCATTCTTCAGGAAAAATGGGCTTTGATATAGCAAAAGCAGCAGCTAATCTTGGTGCTTCGGTTATATTGATAACAGGACCTACTCACTTAAAGGTTGAAAATTCTTTGATTAAAGTTATTAATGTCGTTTCTGCCCAGGAAATGTATGACGCCTGCCATTTGAATTTTGATGATGCTGATGTAGCTATTGCTGCTGCCGCAGTAGCCGATTATAAACCAAAGTTCGTTGCAGTTCAGAAAATTAAGAAAGCTGCTGATGAGTTTTCAATCGAACTGGAAAAAACAAAAGATATCTTGTCTTCTTTAGGAAAAATTAAAAAAAATCAATTTTTAATTGGTTTTGCTTTAGAAACTGAAAATGAAATTGAAAATGCTAAGTTGAAAATCCAGAAAAAAAACTTAGATTTGATTGTTTTAAATTCGTTGCAGGATAAAGGGGCAGGTTTTCAATATCAAACTAATAAAGTTACCTTTATAGATAAGGAATTTAAAATTGAACCAATGGATTTAAAATCAAAAGAATCAGTTGCGGTTGATATTTTAAATAAAGTTATAGGGCATTTTTATGAGTAA
- a CDS encoding bifunctional metallophosphatase/5'-nucleotidase yields the protein MKRREFIEKTAAGTALLSLGLSLSSFETNDIKHLTVLHTNDVHSHIDPFPADDPRNPNKGGVSRRAALIETIRKENPNVLLLDAGDIFQGTPYFNYYGGELEFKLMSMMKYDASAIGNHDFDNGLDGLYAQMPHASFDFICSNYDFKNTIMNGLVKPYKIFNKNGIKVGVFGLGIELAGLVDKKMYKETVYNNPVEIAQDMTQLLKKQEKCDLVICLSHLGYKYKENEAKICDLKLAELTQDIDLIIGGHTHTFLDKPTIVKNKAGEDVLINQVGCYGINLGRIDFYFDKNKSHTNQGKSIIV from the coding sequence ATGAAAAGAAGAGAATTTATTGAGAAAACTGCTGCTGGTACGGCTTTATTAAGCCTGGGTCTGTCATTGAGCAGTTTTGAAACAAACGATATAAAACACCTAACTGTTCTGCACACTAACGATGTGCACAGCCATATAGATCCTTTTCCGGCTGATGACCCTCGTAATCCAAACAAAGGTGGTGTATCACGTAGAGCTGCGCTTATTGAAACTATTCGTAAAGAAAATCCAAATGTGCTTTTACTAGATGCCGGAGATATCTTTCAGGGAACCCCTTATTTCAATTATTACGGTGGAGAACTTGAATTCAAACTAATGAGCATGATGAAATATGATGCTTCTGCAATTGGAAACCATGATTTTGACAATGGTCTTGATGGATTGTACGCACAAATGCCGCATGCCAGTTTTGATTTTATCTGCTCGAATTATGATTTTAAAAACACAATCATGAACGGACTTGTAAAACCATATAAAATTTTCAATAAAAACGGAATTAAGGTCGGTGTTTTTGGTTTAGGAATAGAACTTGCAGGATTGGTTGACAAAAAAATGTACAAGGAAACTGTTTACAATAATCCTGTAGAAATTGCGCAGGATATGACGCAATTGTTAAAGAAACAAGAGAAATGTGACCTTGTCATCTGTCTTTCTCACCTGGGCTATAAATACAAAGAAAACGAGGCAAAAATTTGTGACTTAAAATTAGCCGAACTGACACAAGACATTGATTTGATTATTGGCGGTCATACACATACCTTTTTGGACAAACCTACTATTGTAAAAAATAAAGCTGGCGAAGATGTTCTGATAAATCAGGTAGGATGCTACGGAATAAATTTAGGCCGGATCGATTTTTATTTTGACAAAAATAAGTCACATACTAATCAAGGGAAATCAATTATTGTTTAA
- a CDS encoding DUF4835 family protein — protein sequence MSKLVTFLLFLFFGFAQAQQLNCTVTINTERLPNPNLQVYKTLQASLTEFVNKTDWMGAVLKQNERINCSMYITLSSHNSDQFSGTIQVQSSRLIYNSTYSSPVFNFNDKDFNFRYTEFEPLLYNPTTFESNLISVISFYSYMILGMDGDTFQFAGGNPYFETAQNIANIAQQGGSKGWTQSDGLQNRYFLINDMLAPVYSDLRQTTFLYYSGLDIMNQDLKEAKEKIKSSLMLIGKLNSVKPNAFLTRVFFDAKSDEIVSVFSGGPSITITDLVENLNRVSPLNSTKWSQIKY from the coding sequence ATGAGTAAATTAGTTACTTTTTTATTGTTTTTGTTTTTTGGTTTTGCACAGGCACAACAGTTAAATTGTACAGTTACTATAAATACAGAAAGGCTGCCAAATCCAAATTTACAGGTCTATAAAACACTTCAGGCTTCTTTGACTGAATTTGTCAATAAAACAGACTGGATGGGAGCTGTTTTGAAACAAAATGAGCGAATTAACTGTTCCATGTATATTACACTTTCTTCACATAATTCTGATCAGTTTTCAGGGACAATACAGGTACAATCTTCAAGATTAATCTATAATTCTACCTATTCTTCTCCTGTTTTTAATTTTAACGATAAAGATTTTAATTTCAGGTATACAGAATTTGAACCTTTGTTGTATAATCCAACTACATTTGAGTCTAATTTAATATCGGTAATATCCTTTTACAGTTATATGATCTTAGGGATGGATGGTGATACATTTCAGTTCGCAGGTGGAAATCCCTATTTTGAAACCGCCCAAAATATTGCCAATATTGCACAGCAAGGCGGCTCCAAAGGATGGACCCAGTCAGATGGACTCCAAAACCGATATTTCCTGATAAATGATATGCTTGCTCCTGTTTATTCAGATTTGAGACAAACTACTTTTTTATATTATTCAGGATTAGATATAATGAATCAGGATTTGAAAGAGGCAAAAGAAAAAATAAAATCTTCATTAATGTTAATAGGTAAACTGAATTCGGTTAAACCAAATGCCTTTTTGACAAGAGTATTTTTTGATGCAAAATCAGATGAGATAGTATCTGTTTTTTCAGGGGGACCCAGTATTACAATTACAGATTTAGTGGAAAATTTAAACAGGGTTTCACCTTTAAATTCTACAAAATGGTCTCAAATAAAATACTAA
- a CDS encoding DNA-directed RNA polymerase subunit omega — protein sequence MDLKKTNAPVNTITYNKTVIEEPTGNVYEAITIMAKRANQINSEIKKELTEKLEEFATYNDSLEEVFENKEQIEVSKFYEKLPKPHALAVQEWLDGKTYHRSSNK from the coding sequence ATGGATTTAAAAAAGACGAATGCTCCTGTAAATACAATAACTTACAATAAAACAGTTATTGAAGAGCCAACAGGAAATGTGTATGAGGCAATCACTATTATGGCTAAAAGAGCAAACCAGATTAATTCTGAAATTAAAAAAGAATTGACTGAGAAATTAGAAGAATTTGCTACTTACAATGACAGTCTTGAAGAAGTTTTTGAAAATAAAGAACAAATTGAAGTTTCTAAATTTTACGAAAAATTACCAAAACCACACGCTTTAGCTGTTCAGGAATGGTTAGACGGTAAAACATACCACAGAAGCTCAAACAAATAA
- a CDS encoding 5'-nucleotidase C-terminal domain-containing protein: protein MVKLKKYNGFLKLFVIFLTFLFTLSCSKKNYYLDKIEGKQLPISEKNNQTPEIENFIKPYRDHINKDLDSVLAYCPETLDKSIGKWQTNIGNLIADVCLQKANQVFKIREKKDIDLCLLNHGGIRAILPKGNVTTRTAFEIMPFENNLVVLALKGDQILEMASDIIKQKKAHPLAGMTFTISKDNTAKNIQIQEKPLDITKTYYVATNDYLANGGDSMNFFLKALQKYDLDYKLRNVLIDYFKEVDTIPIPKNIRITEE from the coding sequence ATGGTAAAACTAAAAAAGTATAACGGATTTTTAAAACTTTTTGTTATATTCTTAACATTCTTATTTACTTTATCATGCAGTAAAAAAAATTACTATCTAGATAAAATAGAAGGAAAACAACTTCCTATTTCTGAAAAAAATAATCAGACACCTGAGATAGAAAACTTTATTAAACCTTATCGTGATCACATCAATAAAGATTTAGACAGTGTATTAGCTTATTGTCCGGAAACACTTGACAAAAGTATTGGAAAGTGGCAAACCAATATTGGAAACCTAATAGCTGATGTTTGTTTACAAAAAGCAAATCAGGTTTTTAAGATCCGTGAAAAAAAAGACATCGATTTATGTTTGCTAAATCATGGTGGAATAAGGGCTATATTGCCTAAAGGAAATGTAACAACAAGAACTGCTTTTGAAATTATGCCATTTGAAAACAATTTAGTTGTCCTCGCTTTAAAAGGTGACCAGATTCTGGAAATGGCTTCGGATATAATTAAGCAAAAGAAAGCCCACCCTTTAGCCGGTATGACTTTTACAATTTCAAAAGATAATACTGCAAAAAATATTCAAATTCAGGAAAAACCTCTTGACATTACTAAAACGTATTATGTGGCAACAAACGATTATCTGGCAAATGGTGGGGACAGCATGAATTTTTTCCTCAAAGCTTTACAGAAATATGACCTGGACTATAAACTTCGAAATGTATTAATTGATTATTTTAAAGAAGTAGATACGATTCCTATTCCAAAAAATATTAGAATTACAGAAGAATAA
- the ligA gene encoding NAD-dependent DNA ligase LigA: protein MSIQETIQNLRNELNQHNYNYYVLDDATISDYDFDTKLKELQDLEKKHPEFFDEHSPTQRVGGMVTKNFKTIAHQFRMYSLDNSYSKEDLVDWENRIQRVLGNVDLQYTCELKYDGASISITYENGKLVQALTRGDGFQGDEVTNNIKTIKSVPLQLKGKYPDKFDIRGEIILPLKGFEKMNQDLIEIGESPYSNPRNTASGSLKLQNSAEVAKRPLECLLYSVTSNNLPFSSQIEGLQLAREWGFKVPSEAKLANTMQEVFDFIDYWDTHRHKLPYETDGVVVKVNSFRHQEELGYTAKSPRWAIAYKFKAEQVSTKLKSISYQVGRTGAITPVANLEPVQLAGTIVKRASLHNADQIEKLDIRINDTVFVEKGGEIIPKIIAVDLEQRPQDSQKTHYITHCPECETELVRTEGEANHYCPNFYGCPPQIIGRIQHYISRKAMDIEGLGGETVALLFKNGLVHNYADLYELKVEDILHLERMAQKSAENLVNGVEKSKEIPFESVLFALGIRFVGETVAKKLARHYKNIDALSKASLMELILVDEIGERIAKSVIEFFENEENQKIIERLKRYGVQFEIVEKVNPDATNKFLGKTFVVSGVFTEFSRDELKKTIEDNGGKVGSSISAKTDFVVAGDNMGPAKLEKANKLNIQILSEQEFITKLNESE from the coding sequence ATGAGTATTCAGGAGACAATTCAGAATTTACGAAACGAACTTAATCAACACAACTACAATTATTATGTGCTTGATGATGCTACAATTTCTGATTATGATTTTGATACTAAACTAAAAGAGCTTCAGGATTTAGAAAAAAAACATCCTGAATTTTTTGATGAACATTCTCCGACTCAAAGGGTAGGCGGAATGGTGACTAAAAATTTTAAAACCATAGCACATCAGTTCAGAATGTACTCTTTGGATAACTCTTATTCAAAAGAAGATTTAGTAGATTGGGAAAATAGAATCCAGAGAGTTCTTGGAAATGTCGATTTACAATATACCTGTGAATTAAAATATGATGGGGCTTCAATAAGCATTACATACGAAAACGGAAAACTGGTTCAGGCTTTGACACGTGGAGATGGTTTTCAGGGTGATGAGGTTACAAATAATATTAAAACCATTAAATCAGTCCCATTGCAATTAAAAGGGAAGTATCCTGATAAGTTCGACATTCGTGGCGAAATCATCCTGCCTTTAAAAGGTTTCGAAAAAATGAATCAGGATTTAATTGAAATTGGTGAAAGCCCATATTCAAACCCAAGAAATACAGCTTCCGGAAGTTTAAAGCTACAGAACAGTGCTGAGGTTGCTAAACGTCCTTTAGAATGTTTATTGTATTCGGTTACAAGCAATAATTTACCTTTTTCTTCTCAAATTGAAGGGTTACAATTAGCAAGAGAATGGGGATTTAAAGTGCCAAGTGAGGCGAAATTAGCCAATACGATGCAGGAAGTTTTTGATTTTATTGATTATTGGGATACCCATCGTCACAAATTGCCTTACGAAACAGATGGTGTCGTGGTAAAAGTAAACAGTTTCCGTCATCAGGAAGAATTAGGTTATACAGCAAAATCACCTCGTTGGGCAATAGCATATAAATTTAAAGCAGAACAGGTTTCGACCAAATTAAAATCAATTTCGTATCAGGTGGGCCGTACAGGTGCAATTACTCCGGTGGCAAATTTAGAGCCTGTTCAATTGGCAGGAACAATTGTAAAAAGAGCTTCATTGCATAATGCCGATCAAATCGAAAAATTAGATATTCGAATAAACGACACTGTTTTTGTTGAAAAAGGAGGCGAAATTATTCCGAAGATAATTGCTGTGGATTTAGAACAGCGTCCTCAAGATTCACAAAAAACGCATTATATTACTCATTGTCCGGAATGTGAAACAGAATTGGTTCGTACAGAAGGCGAGGCAAACCACTATTGCCCGAATTTCTATGGCTGTCCACCGCAGATTATAGGCAGGATCCAGCATTATATTTCGAGAAAAGCTATGGATATTGAAGGTCTTGGCGGTGAAACAGTAGCCTTACTTTTCAAAAATGGCCTGGTTCATAATTATGCTGATTTATATGAATTGAAAGTAGAAGACATTTTGCATTTGGAAAGAATGGCGCAAAAATCTGCTGAAAATCTGGTAAACGGTGTTGAAAAATCAAAAGAAATTCCGTTTGAAAGTGTTCTTTTTGCATTAGGGATTCGTTTTGTAGGTGAAACTGTTGCCAAGAAGTTAGCCAGACATTATAAAAATATTGATGCACTAAGTAAGGCTTCTTTAATGGAATTGATTTTAGTAGATGAAATTGGAGAACGAATTGCAAAAAGCGTTATAGAATTTTTCGAGAATGAAGAGAATCAAAAAATAATTGAACGATTAAAAAGATATGGTGTTCAGTTTGAAATCGTTGAAAAAGTAAATCCTGATGCAACCAACAAGTTTTTAGGAAAAACCTTTGTAGTGTCGGGAGTTTTTACTGAGTTTTCAAGAGATGAATTAAAGAAAACCATAGAAGATAACGGCGGTAAAGTGGGAAGTTCAATTTCTGCCAAAACAGATTTTGTAGTAGCTGGGGATAATATGGGACCGGCAAAATTAGAAAAGGCAAATAAATTAAATATTCAAATACTATCTGAACAGGAATTTATAACCAAACTGAATGAAAGCGAGTAG
- the dapA gene encoding 4-hydroxy-tetrahydrodipicolinate synthase — translation MQSLIGTGVALVTPFKTDFSIDIEALHRIVNFSIDGGVEYLVVMGTTAENATLTQDEKELVINTIVEVNNGRLPLVLGVGGNNTMQVVEELKTRDFSAFEAILSVSPYYNKPTQEGIYQHFKAIAEASPVPVVLYNVPGRTSSNMAPSTVVRLANDFDNVVGIKEAAGDMAQALQLIKNAPKDFLVISGDDMIALPIVLAGGAGVISVIGQGFPKEFSEMIRLGLNRKVNEAFKTQYLLSDCIDMIFEQGNPAGIKHVFQSLGIADNTVRLPLVSVDESLADRLDKFVKAALK, via the coding sequence ATGCAATCATTAATAGGAACAGGTGTTGCCCTTGTCACTCCATTTAAAACAGATTTTTCAATTGATATCGAAGCTTTGCACCGAATCGTTAATTTTTCGATTGATGGAGGAGTAGAATATCTTGTAGTTATGGGTACAACTGCTGAAAATGCGACTTTAACACAAGACGAAAAAGAATTAGTTATTAATACTATTGTTGAAGTTAATAACGGAAGATTGCCTTTAGTTCTTGGAGTTGGGGGTAATAATACTATGCAGGTTGTGGAGGAATTAAAAACAAGGGATTTTTCTGCCTTTGAAGCTATTCTTTCTGTTTCTCCCTACTATAATAAACCTACGCAGGAAGGAATTTATCAGCATTTTAAAGCCATTGCAGAAGCTTCTCCAGTTCCGGTAGTTCTATATAATGTTCCGGGAAGAACATCAAGTAATATGGCGCCTTCAACAGTGGTTCGTCTTGCAAATGATTTTGACAATGTTGTAGGGATAAAAGAAGCGGCAGGAGACATGGCTCAGGCTTTACAACTGATTAAAAATGCGCCAAAGGATTTTCTGGTAATCTCAGGAGATGATATGATCGCTTTACCAATTGTATTGGCTGGCGGGGCAGGAGTTATATCGGTTATTGGACAGGGATTCCCAAAAGAATTCTCAGAAATGATTCGTTTAGGCCTGAACCGAAAAGTAAATGAAGCTTTTAAAACCCAATACTTATTGTCTGATTGTATTGATATGATTTTTGAACAGGGAAATCCTGCCGGAATTAAGCATGTGTTCCAGTCTTTAGGAATTGCTGATAATACGGTTCGTTTACCATTAGTTTCAGTTGATGAATCATTAGCAGACCGATTAGATAAATTTGTAAAAGCAGCATTAAAATAA